Proteins encoded by one window of Cydia fagiglandana chromosome Z, ilCydFagi1.1, whole genome shotgun sequence:
- the LOC134679384 gene encoding protein hunchback has protein sequence MLSCAPPAGMPPAHAAHAQPWAALLQPPPIVKSEPMEDGSFSKEQTSGFYSDGFHSASPSSSKDSNGHSPRSVGSGGEPLPFYDNMPLKAKANLGMHLESYRSGVPYSLLTPPGFETRNAEGRDSSPGYSSQYSPRSLAPPTHVSTPLMRADATPPKSPPETPSSPDREQERFHDSGFDGASQGIKHDGDDGREGSGLDEDFDDEPGLRVPAVNSHGKVKTFKCKQCEFVAVTKLSFWEHSKEHIKPEKMLCCRKCPFVTEYKHHLEYHMRNHLGSKPFQCSQCSYSCVNKSMLNSHLKSHSNVYQYRCADCNYATKYCHSLKLHLRKYQHNPAMVLNMDGTPNPLPIIDVYGTRRGPKQKPMSKMFDQQATINNNNQPPCAPQSHSLFGAAHFPVNLPYLPPLLPHSFLFPPNNNYETRTSPKSAGISPTDKRPPSPLPSILHQRLSYGDSNLDVRMTTPPARSPDGLPQTPTIDQTTSTCQSNDALDLTNAKSTESESPPPAEQPTPVTPTSALKNRRKGRAFKLQPAALRLQHEDERRAAPPSDSESDASTDVAPAPARAPAYSCHYCDITFGDLTMHTIHMGFHGYNDPFMCNKCGERSADRVAFFIHLGRAQHA, from the exons ATGCTGAgctgcgcgccgcccgccggcaTGCCGCCCGCCCACGCCGCGCACGCTCAACCATGGGCCGCGTTGCTGCAACCGCCTCCTATCGTG AAATCTGAACCTATGGAAGATGGTAGTTTCTCGAAGGAACAGACGAGCGGTTTCTACTCTGACGGTTTCCACAGTGCGTCCCCTTCATCAAGCAAGGATTCGAACGGGCACTCTCCTCGCAGTGTTGGCAGTGGCGGCGAACCTTTGCCGTTTTATGATAACATGCCTCTGAAAGCTAAAGCTAATCTCGGTATGCATTTAGAATCCTATCGTAGCGGAGTCCCCTACAGCTTGCTTACGCCTCCCGGTTTCGAAACCCGAAATGCTGAAGGACGTGATTCTTCGCCAGGATATTCGTCTCAATATTCGCCAAGAAGTCTCGCGCCACCGACGCACGTGTCGACGCCTCTAATGCGGGCCGACGCCACGCCGCCAAAATCTCCACCCGAAACACCGTCGTCACCCGACAGAGAACAGGAGCGTTTCCATGACTCCGGGTTCGACGGCGCGTCACAAGGCATAAAACATGACGGCGACGATGGCCGGGAGGGTTCAGGTTTAGATGAAGATTTTGATGATGAGCCTGGACTTCGGGTGCCCGCTGTAAACTCTCACGGAAAAGTTAAAACATTCAAATGTAAACAATGTGAGTTTGTTGCGGTAACCAAACTCAGTTTCTGGGAACATAGTAAAGAGCATATCAAACCAGAAAAAATGCTATGTTGCAGAAAATGTCCGTTTGTGACTGAATACAAACATCATCTGGAATACCACATGAGAAACCACCTTGGTTCGAAGCCATTCCAATGCAGTCAATGCTCATATTCGTGCGTTAACAAGTCCATGCTCAACTCCCATCTCAAGTCACACTCGAATGTATACCAATACAGATGCGCTGATTGCAATTACGCTACCAAATATTGTCATTCTCTAAAACTACACTTGCGCAAGTATCAACACAATCCGGCTATGGTTTTAAACATGGACGGTACACCAAATCCTTTACCAATAATTGATGTGTACGGTACTCGTCGGGGGCCGAAGCAAAAACCGATGTCGAAAATGTTTGATCAACAAGCTACTATAAACAACAATAATCAACCTCCTTGTGCTCCTCAGTCACATTCTTTATTCGGAGCCGCTCATTTCCCTGTTAATCTACCTTATTTACCTCCTCTTCTACCTCATTCTTTCTTATTTCCACCGAATAACAACTACGAAACAAGAACGTCGCCCAAATCAGCAGGCATCTCGCCGACTGACAAGCGGCCGCCGTCACCACTTCCTTCAATCTTGCATCAACGTCTGTCTTACGGAGACTCAAATTTGGATGTTCGAATGACAACCCCACCTGCCAGGTCTCCAGACGGTTTACCGCAAACACCCACAATAGATCAAACCACCTCTACTTGTCAAAGTAACGATGCACTCGATCTCACTAATGCAAAATCAACCGAAAGTGAATCGCCGCCGCCAGCTGAACAGCCAACGCCTGTCACTCCTACCTCGGCTTTGAAAAACAGGAGAAAAGGACGCGCTTTCAAACTGCAGCCTGCGGCGCTGCGGCTGCAACATGAGGATGAACGCCGAGCTGCGCCGCCCTCCGACTCGGAGTCGGACGCCTCCACCGACGTGGCGCCCGCGCCCGCTCGTGCCCCCGCCTACAGCTGCCACTACTGCGACATCACTTTCGGGGACCTCACAATGCATACCATCCACATGGGTTTTCATGGCTACAACGATCCCTTCATGTGCAACAAGTGCGGAGAGCGCAGCGCCGATCGTGTGGCATTTTTCATTCACTTAGGCCGCGCACAACACGCCTAA